From Spirosoma aerolatum, one genomic window encodes:
- a CDS encoding DUF4907 domain-containing protein translates to MPVAPTPTQPKRSRARLIQQGLLLILVGLACLTVYQWYTQRESELRVEVTKTPGGWGYDILKNNKLVIHQPTIPGQPGMVGFTSQEQAQRVGERVVEKIKQTKALPTLTNEELRQLGVKIP, encoded by the coding sequence ATGCCAGTTGCCCCTACCCCTACGCAACCTAAACGGTCACGAGCACGTCTTATCCAGCAGGGATTGTTGTTGATACTGGTTGGTCTGGCCTGTTTGACAGTCTATCAATGGTATACACAGCGTGAATCGGAACTTCGGGTTGAAGTGACCAAAACACCGGGAGGCTGGGGCTACGATATCCTGAAGAATAATAAATTGGTTATTCATCAGCCTACCATTCCAGGTCAACCTGGTATGGTAGGCTTTACCAGCCAGGAACAGGCCCAGCGGGTTGGTGAACGGGTGGTTGAAAAAATTAAGCAGACGAAGGCCTTGCCGACGCTGACTAACGAAGAATTACGCCAGTTAGGCGTAAAAATTCCCTGA
- a CDS encoding Kelch repeat-containing protein, whose translation MIHLPFRFLSAQSSQSESVSSETPFSTNKKTSRVNWILGLLCAGWAGTLISCSTSDTVSTLGDWTVKSELEGVARYGAASFVSGNIAYMGTGADASNNRLKDFWAYDPSRNAWTQKADFGGAARNIGVGFAVGTKGYIGTGINANGDRLKDFWEYNTATNTWKQVTDFGGTARQGAIAFAIGTKGYVGTGFDGNYLKDIWSYDPTANAWTKVASYGGSKRIGAIAFVINNKAYVGTGNNNAIVQKDWYEYDPAQDLWTQKADFTTDQSTIARSNGIGFSINGLGYIVTGDGTTSTKDVWEYNPSADTWTTRGVFEGATRSYGVGFAIGNKGYVTTGRNGTSPLDDLWDFDPTVAQVQ comes from the coding sequence ATGATTCATTTACCATTTCGATTTCTTTCGGCTCAAAGCTCCCAGTCGGAATCTGTATCATCTGAGACTCCTTTCTCTACCAACAAGAAGACCTCACGTGTCAACTGGATATTAGGCTTGCTCTGTGCAGGTTGGGCAGGAACACTCATTAGCTGTTCCACATCGGATACCGTATCAACGCTGGGCGACTGGACGGTAAAATCCGAATTAGAAGGTGTGGCTCGCTACGGAGCCGCCAGTTTCGTATCCGGCAATATTGCTTACATGGGCACAGGTGCTGATGCCAGTAACAACCGCCTGAAAGACTTCTGGGCGTATGATCCTTCGCGAAATGCCTGGACCCAAAAGGCAGACTTTGGCGGGGCAGCCCGTAACATAGGTGTCGGCTTTGCTGTTGGTACCAAAGGCTACATCGGCACCGGTATCAACGCGAACGGCGATCGTCTAAAAGATTTCTGGGAATACAATACAGCTACCAACACCTGGAAGCAGGTAACTGATTTCGGCGGTACCGCCCGTCAGGGTGCTATTGCGTTTGCTATTGGAACAAAAGGGTATGTTGGCACTGGTTTCGACGGCAACTACCTGAAAGACATCTGGTCGTACGATCCAACGGCCAATGCCTGGACGAAAGTAGCCAGTTATGGGGGTTCTAAGCGAATTGGGGCTATTGCCTTTGTCATCAACAACAAGGCATATGTGGGTACAGGCAACAACAATGCTATTGTCCAGAAAGACTGGTATGAATATGATCCAGCACAGGATCTGTGGACACAAAAGGCTGATTTCACCACAGATCAGTCAACTATTGCCCGTAGCAATGGTATCGGGTTTTCCATCAATGGTTTAGGCTATATTGTTACCGGCGATGGCACAACGTCCACGAAAGATGTTTGGGAATACAATCCCTCTGCCGATACCTGGACAACCAGAGGTGTGTTTGAAGGGGCTACGCGTTCGTATGGTGTGGGCTTTGCCATTGGTAATAAGGGGTATGTCACAACAGGTCGTAATGGCACCTCTCCCCTTGATGATCTGTGGGATTTTGATCCAACTGTCGCTCAGGTACAATAA
- a CDS encoding S41 family peptidase, translating into MNYVHSVTKHLLANRTSLFRWLFVAGFIVSVSACQQKSEDVTPQTSASTSENTTINDWILQNMQEVYYWNDKIPANPDKTLSPDLFFDSLLNKYDATTNPTGDRFSWIEEDANTLTAELSGQTTTTGMEYNLYLRSSGSSNVIAQVLYVLPGSPAALAGIKRGDIISKVNGQSITTSNYSDLLFSGTNFSFGFASVSGSALVDTDKTVSVTATTFQENPVFLDSVYTVGNKKVGYLVYNQFVPGANGSDAGEYDSQVDAIFSKFKTQGVNELVLDLRYNPGGYTSSSANLASLIGKGVSSSKLYFREEWNSSITPELQKQYGSSFFIQNFLDKSQNIGANLSRVFVLTTEHTASASELIINGLRPYMTVTTIGTTTYGKNVGSITITDDSGKIKWGMQPIVFKSYNSAGTSDYSTGFTPNIEVEEPINLLPLGDTNEAMLKAALSQISGSTANARQAVSEQNSLLQVGSSIQRKAGGKSMIRPIKNLNL; encoded by the coding sequence GCCTGTCAGCAAAAATCAGAGGATGTTACTCCGCAAACCTCGGCTTCGACCAGTGAGAACACGACCATCAACGACTGGATTTTACAAAATATGCAGGAAGTGTATTACTGGAATGATAAGATTCCGGCTAACCCTGATAAAACGCTTTCGCCCGACCTGTTTTTCGATTCGCTTCTGAATAAATACGATGCCACGACCAACCCAACCGGAGACCGCTTTTCGTGGATTGAGGAGGATGCCAACACCCTAACGGCTGAACTTAGTGGACAAACAACCACAACGGGTATGGAGTATAATTTATACTTACGGTCGTCGGGTTCTTCTAATGTTATTGCTCAGGTATTGTATGTGCTACCCGGCTCGCCAGCCGCGCTGGCCGGAATCAAACGGGGCGATATTATCTCGAAAGTAAATGGACAGTCGATCACGACCTCCAACTATTCGGATCTGCTGTTTTCAGGAACCAACTTTTCGTTTGGTTTTGCGTCGGTCAGCGGTTCAGCGCTGGTCGATACCGACAAAACCGTCAGCGTAACGGCTACGACGTTCCAGGAAAACCCTGTCTTTCTGGATTCGGTTTATACGGTTGGCAACAAAAAAGTTGGCTATCTGGTCTATAACCAATTCGTCCCAGGAGCCAATGGCAGTGATGCGGGTGAATATGATAGTCAGGTCGATGCCATCTTTAGCAAATTTAAGACGCAGGGCGTCAACGAACTCGTCCTTGATTTACGCTACAATCCAGGCGGCTACACATCTTCATCGGCCAACCTGGCTAGTCTGATTGGCAAAGGCGTTAGCTCCAGCAAGTTGTATTTCCGCGAAGAATGGAATAGCTCGATTACACCTGAACTGCAAAAACAATACGGCTCCAGCTTTTTCATCCAAAACTTCCTCGACAAATCGCAGAACATCGGCGCCAATCTGTCGCGGGTATTCGTGTTAACTACTGAGCACACAGCCTCGGCCAGCGAGCTAATTATCAACGGTTTGCGTCCTTACATGACTGTAACGACGATTGGCACGACGACATACGGAAAAAATGTCGGCTCCATTACAATCACCGACGACAGTGGCAAAATCAAGTGGGGGATGCAGCCAATTGTGTTCAAATCGTACAACAGTGCCGGTACATCGGACTACTCAACGGGTTTTACACCGAATATAGAAGTAGAAGAACCAATCAATCTGCTGCCCTTAGGCGATACCAACGAAGCCATGCTCAAAGCCGCTTTGAGTCAGATTTCGGGCAGTACAGCCAATGCCCGTCAGGCAGTCAGTGAACAGAATTCGTTGTTACAAGTGGGTTCATCCATTCAGCGTAAAGCTGGTGGAAAATCAATGATTCGCCCCATTAAAAATCTGAATTTGTAG